Proteins encoded together in one Solanum lycopersicum chromosome 7, SLM_r2.1 window:
- the LOC101263733 gene encoding probable long-chain-alcohol O-fatty-acyltransferase 5: protein MSSNYICFSIFPSLCYCYFISAKIPKGIPRLISLLPIFYLFTILPLYFSSAFLTAITTFSITWLAIFKLVLFAFDQGPLIHNASNPKIISLPVFISIAALPLRTTFTPNPNRKNPMSSAVQLVIFAVLMEIVLHHKSVIHPKLVLIFYSVMIFLMIDILIALPSLIVKNFLCLDIEIESPSDEPYCSTSLQDFWGRRWNLTVTHTLRFTVYNPVRLVLLNVIGRKWAQHSASLATFLVSGLMHELIFYYVNNGVRPSGEITGFFMLHGLCLSVEIEVKKALKDTLRLPGLVSGPLAVGFVVVTAFGLFFPPIIRNGVEKSILEEVGFCFDFLKDKMLQFVIFDNICNFGY from the coding sequence atgtcttcgaattatatttgtttctctatatttccctctctttgttACTGCTATTTCATCTCTGCCAAAATCCCAAAAGGTATTCCAAGGCTAATTTCACTTCTCCCCATTTTTTACCTCTTCACAATTCTCCCACTGTACTTTTCTTCTGCGTTTCTCACAGCAATCACCACTTTCTCCATTACATGGCTTGCCATCTTCAAGCTCGTGCTCTTCGCTTTCGATCAAGGTCCGTTAATTCACAATGCATCCAATCCAAAAATCATATCACTCCCCGTCTTCATTTCCATAGCCGCTCTACCTCTCAGAACCACCTTTACACCGAACCCTAACAGAAAAAACCCGATGAGTTCAGCTGTACAACTTGTCATATTTGCGGTACTCATGGAGATTGTTCTTCATCACAAAAGTGTAATTCATCCAAAATTAGTGTTGATTTTCTACAGTGTGATGATTTTCCTTATGATTGATATTCTAATTGCGTTGCCTTCTCTTATCGTTAAGAATTTTCTGTGTTTAGATATAGAAATTGAATCACCATCGGATGAACCTTATTGCTCAACTTCGCTACAGGATTTTTGGGGAAGAAGATGGAACCTCACCGTAACACATACGCTGCGTTTCACGGTATATAATCCGGTGAGGTTAGTGTTGTTGAATGTGATTGGTAGGAAGTGGGCCCAACATAGTGCCTCGCTGGCAACTTTTTTAGTTTCGGGATTAATGCATGAGCTGATATTTTACTATGTTAATAATGGCGTGAGACCTTCGGGAGAAATAACGGGCTTTTTTATGTTACACGGGCTTTGTTTATCGGTGGAGATTGAGGTAAAGAAGGCTTTGAAGGATACATTGCGGTTGCCCGGGCTTGTTTCGGGCCCATTAGCGGTTGGGTTTGTGGTGGTTACTGCATTTGGGCTTTTTTTCCCACCAATAATTAGGAATGGTGTAGAAAAAAGTATACTCGAAGAAGTTGGGTTTTGCTTTGATTTTCTTAAAGATAAAATGCttcaatttgttatttttgataaCATTTGTAATTTTGGCTACTAA
- the LOC101262133 gene encoding fimbrin-1, with the protein MSFVGVIVSDQWLHSQFTQVELRSLKSKFISVKSQNGKVTIGDLPPLMAKLKAFNEMFNEEEIRNILAESGSDVNDEIDFESFLKTYLNLQARAAPKVGSSKSSSSFLKASTTTLLHTISESEKSSYVAHINSYLRDDPFLKQFLPIDPASNALFDLAKDGVLLCKLINVAVPGTIDERAINMKRVINPWERNENHTLCLNSAKAIGCTVVNIGTQDLVEGRPHLVLGLISQIIKIQLLADLNLRKTPQLVELVEDSNDVEELMGLAPEKLLLKWMNFHLKKAGYKKTVANFSSDLKDGEAYAYLLNVLAPEHCSPATLDVKDPTERANLVLEHAEKMDCKRYLDPKDIVEGSSNLNLAFVAQIFHQRSGLSTDSKKVSFAEMMTDDELISREERCFRLWINSLGINSYVNNLFEDVRNGWVLLEVLDKVSPGSVNWKHATKPPIKMPFRKVENCNQVVKIGKQLKLSLVNVGGNDFVQGNKKLILAFLWQLMRFNMLQLLKNLRSRFRGKEITDADILSWANKKVKNTGRTSKMESFKDKSLSNGLFFLELLSAVEPRVVNWNLVTKGESDEEKKLNATYIISVARKLGCSIFLLPEDIMEVNQKMILTLTASIMYWSLQQTADDIESPASTVASDASPARSMNGSMSPYTAASPDASPAPSISGASSATPDASPAPSVNGDEESPLITEVSKLELVADYAPSDTPEVSKSKLAADDAPFDATEVSKLKLAANDTPSDTTEVSKVELTAEDAPSDTTEVSQVELAADNAPSDTTEGSKLELAADNAPSDTTEVLKPELAAEDALSDTTEGSKLELAAEDAPSDTTEGSNLELATTDAPSDGTEVSKLELVADDAPFDTLASPMQSQNVEIPSDAPSSSLLEDTQQQYSLFS; encoded by the exons ATGTCTTTTGTTGGTGTTATTGTTTCTGATCAATGGCTACATAGTCAATTCACTCAGGTGGAGCTTCGCAGCCTCAAATCGAAA TTCATTTCAGTTAAGAGTCAAAATGGTAAAGTTACAATTGGAGACTTACCGCCTTTGATGGCGAAACTAAAGGCTTTCAATGAGATGTTTAATGAGGAAGAGATCCGGAATATCTTGGCTGAATCAGGTTCAGATGTGAATGATGAGATTGATTTCGAAAGCTTCCTTAAA ACATACTTGAATCTACAAGCTCGAGCTGCCCCAAAAGTAGGCAGTTCTAAAAGTTCGTCGTCCTTCCTGAAGGCTTCCACAACTACACTCCTTCACACGATCAGTGAATCAGAGAAATCATCTTATGTTGCTCATATAAACAGCTATTTAAGAGATGATCCATTCTTAAAGCAATTTCTTCCAATAGATCCAGCTTCAAATGCTTTGTTTGATTTGGCAAAGGATGGAGTTCTTTTATG TAAGCTGATCAATGTAGCTGTACCTGGCACAATAGACGAGCGGGCTATTAACATGAAACGAGTAATTAATCCATGGGAGAGAAATGAGAATCACACCCTTTGCCTCAATTCTGCAAAGGCTATTGGCTGCACTGTTGTCAATATTGGCACTCAGGACCTGGTTGAAGGACGA CCTCACCTAGTACTTGGGCTTATTTCTCAAATCATAAAG ATCCAACTATTGGCAGATCTCAACCTCCGGAAGACTCCTCAGCTTGTGGAACTTGTGGAAGACAGCAAT GATGTCGAGGAGCTCATGGGGTTAGCTCCAGAAAAACTCTTGCTAAAATGGATGAATTTTCATCTGAAGAAAGCCGGTTACAAGAAAACTGTGGCAAATTTTTCTTCTGACTTGAAG GATGGGGAGGCCTATGCTTACCTGCTTAATGTACTTGCACCAGAGCATTGCAGCCCAGCAACCTTGGATGTCAAGGATCCCACTGAGAGAGCTAACTTAGTTCTTGAGCATGCGGAGAAAATGGATTGCAAAAGATACCTAGATCCTAAGGACATAGTTGAAGGCTCATCCAATTTAAATCTTGCTTTTGTTGCACAAATATTCCATCAGAG GAGTGGATTGTCTACAGACAGCAAGAAGGTATCCTTTGCAGAGATGATGACAGACGATGAGCTAATTTCCAGAGAGGAGAGATGCTTTCGATTATGGATTAATAGTCTTGGGATAAACTCTTATGTCAATAATTTGTTTGAAGATGTAAGAAATGG ATGGGTACTTCTGGAGGTGTTGGACAAGGTTTCTCCAGGATCTGTTAATTGGAAGCACGCAACGAAACCTCCAATAAAGATGCCGTTTAGGAAGGTTGAAAACTGCAACCAAGTTGTCAAGATTGGGAAGCAGTTGAAGCTTTCCCTTGTAAATGTGGGAGGAAACGATTTTGTCCAAGGGAATAAGAAGCTTATACTTG CTTTCCTGTGGCAGTTGATGAGGTTTAATATGCTTCAGCTTTTGAAGAACTTGAGATCGCGTTTCCGAGGGAAGGAGATTACTGATGCTGATATTCTCTCTTGGGCAaacaaaaaagtcaaaaacacTGGAAGAACATCTAAAATGGAGAGTTTTAAG GATAAGAGCCTTTCAAATGGATTGTTCTTTCTCGAGCTTCTCAGTGCTGTGGAGCCAAGGGTTGTTAATTGGAATCTTGTCACCAAGGGTGAAAGTG ATGAGGAAAAGAAGTTGAATGCTACCTATATCATCAGTGTTGCACGGAAACTTGGGTGTTCTATCTTTCTGTTGCCTGAGGATATCATGGAG GTTAACCAAAAGATGATCCTCACTCTCACTGCCAGCATCATGTACTGGAGCCTTCAGCAGACAGCGGACGATATAGAGTCTCCTGCGAGTACTGTTGCATCTGATGCATCACCAGCAAGATCTATGAATGGCTCTATGTCCCCCTATACTGCTGCTTCACCTGATGCATCCCCTGCACCTTCAATTAGTGGAGCATCATCAGCTACTCCTGACGCATCTCCAGCACCATCTGTAAACGGAGATGAGGAAAGCCCACTTATTACTGAAGTGTCAAAGTTGGAGTTGGTTGCTGACTATGCACCATCTGATACTCCTGAAGTGTCAAAGTCGAAGTTGGCTGCTGATGATGCACCATTTGATGCCACTGAAGTTTCAAAGTTGAAGTTGGCTGCTAACGACACTCCATCTGATACTACTGAAGTGTCAAAAGTGGAGTTGACTGCTGAGGACGCACCATCTGATACTACTGAAGTATCACAAGTGGAGTTGGCTGCTGACAACGCACCATCTGATACTACCGAAGGGTCAAAATTGGAGTTGGCTGCTGACAACGCACCATCTGATACTACTGAAGTGTTAAAACCAGAGTTGGCTGCTGAGGACGCACTGTCTGATACTACTGAAGGGTCAAAATTGGAGTTGGCTGCTGAGGACGCACCGTCTGATACGACTGAAGGGTCAAACTTGGAGTTGGCTACTACCGATGCACCATCTGATGGTACTGAAGTGTCAAAGCTCGAGTTGGTTGCTGACGATGCACCATTTGATACGTTAGCATCTCCAATGCAGTCTCAAAATGTAGAGATACCATCAGATGCACCCTCATCCTCACTACTTGAGGATACACAACAACAGTACAGCCTCTTCTCATGA